A part of Bacillus thuringiensis genomic DNA contains:
- a CDS encoding MetQ/NlpA family ABC transporter substrate-binding protein yields the protein MKKVLLSIVSGAVLLLGACGANSDKEVKALDEKKITVGVTGGPHEQIFEKVKEVAAKDGLEIDVKVFNDYVAPNVSLDEKSLDVNSYQTKSYLDVFKAERNMKLTEVFSTVTFPMGVYSKDIKDVKDLKEGDAIAVPNDPTNELRALKLFEKAGVLKVDPKATEKATAKDVIENPKNLKIVELEASQLPTQLSEVKAAAINTNFALGAKLSPAKDSIFREGKDSPYVNWVVVRTENKDDAVVNKLKKAYQSKEVKEFIEKKFDGSVLPSW from the coding sequence ATGAAAAAAGTATTATTGAGCATTGTAAGTGGAGCGGTATTATTGCTAGGCGCATGTGGCGCTAATTCTGACAAAGAGGTAAAAGCATTAGATGAGAAAAAGATTACTGTCGGTGTAACAGGTGGACCACATGAACAAATTTTTGAAAAGGTAAAAGAAGTGGCAGCGAAAGATGGGCTCGAAATTGATGTAAAGGTATTTAATGATTATGTAGCACCAAACGTATCCCTAGATGAAAAAAGTCTTGATGTAAATAGCTATCAAACGAAATCTTATTTAGACGTATTTAAAGCTGAACGTAATATGAAATTAACGGAAGTATTTTCAACAGTAACATTCCCTATGGGCGTATATTCTAAAGACATAAAAGATGTAAAAGACTTAAAAGAGGGTGACGCAATCGCTGTACCAAATGATCCAACGAATGAACTTCGAGCTTTAAAACTATTTGAAAAAGCAGGTGTTTTAAAAGTGGATCCAAAGGCTACAGAAAAAGCTACTGCGAAAGATGTAATTGAAAATCCAAAGAATTTAAAGATTGTTGAATTAGAGGCATCTCAATTACCGACACAACTAAGTGAAGTGAAAGCAGCTGCAATTAATACAAACTTTGCATTAGGTGCAAAATTAAGCCCTGCGAAAGATTCTATCTTCCGTGAGGGAAAAGATTCACCATATGTGAACTGGGTCGTTGTTCGTACTGAAAATAAAGATGATGCTGTTGTAAATAAATTAAAGAAAGCCTATCAATCTAAAGAAGTAAAAGAATTTATCGAGAAAAAATTTGATGGTTCAGTTTTACCATCTTGGTAG
- a CDS encoding NAD(P)-dependent alcohol dehydrogenase, whose product MKAIICTKYGPPNVLKLQDVAKPTPKKNEVLVRIHATSVTTGDCRMRSFNSPLLFWIPMRIILGFRKPRKPILGVELSGEIEEIGTDVTQFKKGDQIFALTELNVGGYAEYTCIHESGLIALKPTNVTYEEAAVIPFGGTSALHFLRKTRIKRGQQVLIYGASGSVGTAAVQLAKYFGATVTAVCSHSNFELVQSLGADKVIDYTKEDFTKRGEYYDVIFDAVGKHKRSLGKKALTPTGVYVSVNGMMAKVSKEDMFLLKKLTETENLKPVIDRTYRLEEIAEAHLYVEKGHKKGNVSITLKQNIFRK is encoded by the coding sequence ATGAAAGCAATAATTTGCACAAAGTATGGACCACCTAATGTTCTCAAACTTCAGGATGTAGCGAAGCCTACTCCCAAAAAGAATGAAGTATTAGTTAGAATTCACGCAACAAGTGTAACGACTGGAGATTGTAGAATGCGCAGCTTTAATAGCCCTCTCTTATTTTGGATTCCTATGCGAATCATATTAGGTTTTAGAAAACCGAGAAAGCCTATACTCGGTGTAGAGTTATCCGGTGAAATCGAAGAAATAGGAACAGATGTAACTCAATTTAAAAAAGGAGATCAAATTTTTGCATTAACAGAGCTTAATGTCGGTGGTTATGCAGAATATACATGTATACATGAAAGTGGATTAATAGCATTAAAACCTACCAATGTAACGTATGAGGAAGCAGCAGTTATTCCCTTTGGCGGAACTTCGGCACTACATTTCCTACGAAAGACCCGTATAAAAAGGGGGCAACAAGTGCTAATATATGGCGCATCTGGATCAGTAGGAACAGCTGCCGTACAACTTGCTAAATATTTCGGTGCAACCGTTACAGCTGTTTGTAGTCATTCAAATTTTGAACTAGTGCAATCTTTAGGAGCTGATAAAGTAATCGATTATACGAAAGAAGATTTTACTAAGCGGGGCGAATACTATGATGTTATATTTGATGCTGTTGGAAAACATAAAAGATCCCTTGGAAAAAAAGCATTAACGCCTACTGGTGTATATGTATCTGTTAATGGCATGATGGCAAAGGTCAGTAAAGAAGATATGTTTCTACTAAAAAAACTAACGGAAACAGAAAATTTAAAACCCGTTATTGATAGAACTTACCGATTAGAAGAAATTGCTGAAGCTCATTTATATGTAGAAAAAGGGCATAAAAAAGGGAACGTTTCGATTACCTTAAAACAAAATATATTCAGAAAATAA
- a CDS encoding FAD-binding oxidoreductase: protein MKKRKIAVVIVAYTVLLATSVHTYKKQLDHPIMSDVGKLLPTKIKRVESATDERSLIQLVRDANVSGEKISIAGMQHSQGGQTYYPNGTMLDMKGYNKILEFDPKKKRITVQSGVTWNDIQKKINPYGLAVQVMQSQNIFTVGGSLSVNVHGRDIRHEALIDTVESFRLLMADGTVRNVSREENADLFPYVIGGYGLFGVILDVTLQLTDDALYETHTKVLDYKEYASYFKEKVKKDENVRMHLARISVAPNSFLKEMYVTDYTVAQNQNMREEYSELKEENIIAAPKFLLGLSRYSDWGKNTFWDIQRNYFERTDGKYETRNNVMRSDSAFMEYENPNRTEVLQEYFVPVDSFTKYIDDLRNTLTEEELNLLNITIRYVEKNENAVLSYAKDDMFALVLLINQGRSEGEIRKTEDVIRKMIDVTLKHNGSYYLPYYSYPTKEQLKRAYPRIEEFLQKKKEVDPEERFVNLFYREYTK, encoded by the coding sequence TTGAAAAAAAGAAAGATAGCAGTTGTCATTGTAGCGTATACCGTTTTGCTTGCAACGTCTGTACATACATATAAAAAACAACTTGATCATCCTATTATGAGTGATGTAGGCAAATTGCTTCCGACAAAAATAAAACGTGTTGAAAGTGCTACAGATGAGCGCTCGTTAATACAATTAGTGCGAGATGCAAATGTTTCAGGAGAGAAGATTTCTATCGCTGGTATGCAACATAGTCAAGGAGGACAAACATATTATCCGAACGGTACGATGCTCGATATGAAAGGATATAATAAAATATTAGAATTTGATCCGAAGAAGAAGCGAATCACGGTTCAAAGCGGTGTCACGTGGAATGATATTCAGAAGAAAATAAATCCATATGGTCTGGCAGTTCAAGTAATGCAATCTCAAAACATTTTTACTGTTGGTGGTTCATTAAGTGTAAATGTACATGGGCGTGATATTCGTCATGAAGCATTGATTGATACAGTAGAGTCGTTTAGGTTGTTAATGGCAGATGGTACGGTGCGTAATGTAAGTAGAGAAGAAAATGCTGATTTGTTTCCGTATGTAATTGGAGGGTACGGATTGTTTGGCGTGATTTTAGATGTGACGCTACAGTTAACAGATGATGCATTGTATGAAACGCATACGAAGGTACTAGATTATAAAGAATACGCGTCTTATTTCAAAGAAAAAGTGAAAAAAGATGAAAATGTTCGTATGCACTTAGCGCGTATTTCTGTTGCTCCAAACTCATTTTTAAAAGAGATGTATGTGACAGATTATACAGTGGCACAAAATCAAAATATGAGGGAAGAGTACAGTGAATTAAAGGAAGAAAATATTATAGCTGCACCGAAATTTTTGCTTGGGTTATCGCGTTATAGCGACTGGGGAAAGAATACGTTTTGGGATATACAAAGAAATTATTTTGAACGTACAGATGGAAAGTATGAGACGCGAAATAATGTTATGAGGTCAGATAGTGCTTTTATGGAATATGAAAATCCGAATAGGACAGAAGTGTTACAAGAATACTTTGTGCCCGTAGATTCTTTCACAAAATACATAGATGATTTACGTAACACATTAACCGAAGAAGAGCTGAATTTGCTCAACATTACGATTCGTTATGTGGAAAAGAATGAAAATGCAGTTTTATCCTATGCGAAAGATGATATGTTTGCGCTGGTTCTTTTAATTAATCAGGGACGCTCAGAGGGTGAGATAAGGAAAACAGAGGATGTCATTCGGAAGATGATCGATGTTACTTTAAAGCATAATGGTAGTTATTATTTACCGTACTATTCTTACCCAACGAAGGAGCAGTTAAAGAGGGCATATCCTCGTATAGAAGAATTTCTTCAAAAGAAGAAGGAAGTAGATCCAGAAGAGAGATTTGTGAATTTATTTTATAGGGAGTATACGAAATGA
- a CDS encoding MFS transporter, whose translation MTYRRFVASQSIIMMAGSMVFPFYILLLRNVGNSFSQFGWAYGLFSLTSALVYPLVGRISDRVGDRKLLIIYAWSMAILMLCFPIATEVWHVYILQIVMGILGAVQRNTEKTSLARKVVQENAGYEIGKYHVWTSIGGALAIIATGYLVDFFTIGTIFYIASILYVVSGIVLSSKKI comes from the coding sequence ATGACATATAGAAGATTTGTAGCGTCACAAAGCATAATTATGATGGCAGGAAGTATGGTATTTCCTTTTTACATTCTATTGCTTCGGAATGTTGGGAATAGCTTCTCACAGTTTGGTTGGGCGTATGGTTTATTTTCCTTAACTTCAGCTCTAGTATATCCATTAGTTGGAAGAATCTCTGATAGAGTAGGTGATAGAAAGTTATTAATTATATACGCCTGGTCCATGGCTATATTAATGCTTTGTTTTCCTATTGCAACAGAAGTATGGCATGTATATATTCTTCAAATTGTAATGGGTATTTTAGGGGCTGTGCAGCGTAATACGGAGAAGACATCGTTAGCACGAAAAGTTGTGCAAGAAAATGCTGGTTATGAGATTGGAAAATACCATGTGTGGACATCGATTGGAGGAGCATTAGCAATTATTGCAACGGGATATTTAGTAGATTTCTTTACGATTGGCACCATTTTTTATATTGCATCTATCTTATATGTAGTGAGTGGGATTGTATTAAGTAGTAAAAAAATATAA
- a CDS encoding DUF3981 domain-containing protein, with amino-acid sequence MKFLILAILTLFLIPWTRSGSKLRAVDKKGDEKVVKGKKSSILVIPVLFWIGIAIYEYLWLIDDRADSILTHYSVAVAVLIGLVLFSQNQIGKLEGTLKGLLMFVLLASYGYFGYLHDIVITQTKYDSVVKIEKDISEPFTENDQPFTVPPKTAENKMKKVFGDIPKVAYFELGELTPQMVNGEALYVAPIEVSGFFKARKAETIPGYVTMSGTNPDAEAKLHLGYKMKYVPSMFFGNKLERVVRKAEPDLIFKGKPKFEVDDKGKPYYTMTYGEFISGRSGFEVEGVVVVDAQTGEVKRYDKGKAPKFVDGVLNHETASTLNTYFGKYIHGFWNTKFSQTDMKIPTEWGTKEGVTPIFGKDGTLYYFTDFTSPKEGVDSALGYSLIDARTGKLYYYNGKEVKGIMDGSAATEVVDNSFKREKWHGTMPVIYNVYGKPSWIVPVIDDGGLVRAHTVIYASNAKIFATGSTQKEALENYKNALSGSGDSFRPTSNGKEAQKEGVVQRVYKEKSGENTIVYVLIENEQKVFMIPVKKFPYAMFTEVGDPIQITYLDTGEAMSSVSKFTNSNLKK; translated from the coding sequence ATGAAATTTTTAATTTTAGCTATTCTCACTTTGTTTTTGATTCCATGGACAAGAAGCGGTAGTAAACTTCGAGCAGTGGATAAGAAAGGGGATGAGAAGGTTGTAAAGGGTAAGAAATCATCCATTTTAGTTATTCCTGTTTTATTTTGGATAGGTATTGCAATCTACGAATATCTTTGGCTAATCGATGATCGAGCAGATTCGATTCTTACTCATTATTCCGTTGCAGTAGCAGTTTTAATTGGGCTTGTTTTATTTTCACAAAATCAAATAGGGAAATTAGAAGGTACGTTAAAGGGACTTCTAATGTTTGTTTTACTCGCAAGTTATGGCTATTTTGGTTATTTGCACGATATAGTAATCACGCAAACGAAATATGATTCTGTTGTGAAGATCGAGAAAGATATTTCAGAGCCATTTACTGAAAATGATCAACCGTTTACAGTGCCGCCAAAGACAGCGGAGAATAAGATGAAAAAAGTATTTGGGGATATTCCGAAAGTAGCTTATTTTGAGCTAGGAGAATTAACGCCACAAATGGTAAATGGCGAGGCCTTATATGTAGCACCAATTGAAGTTTCAGGATTTTTTAAAGCGCGTAAAGCTGAGACAATTCCAGGGTACGTAACGATGTCAGGTACGAATCCTGATGCGGAAGCGAAACTGCACCTTGGTTATAAAATGAAATATGTGCCAAGCATGTTTTTTGGTAATAAATTAGAACGTGTCGTTCGAAAAGCAGAACCGGATTTAATTTTTAAAGGGAAACCTAAATTTGAAGTGGATGATAAAGGGAAACCGTATTATACAATGACGTATGGTGAATTTATTTCAGGAAGATCTGGATTTGAAGTAGAAGGCGTTGTAGTAGTAGATGCACAAACAGGTGAAGTGAAAAGATACGACAAAGGAAAGGCACCTAAATTCGTTGATGGCGTATTAAATCACGAGACTGCATCTACATTAAATACGTATTTCGGTAAATATATTCACGGATTTTGGAATACAAAATTCTCGCAAACGGATATGAAGATTCCGACTGAGTGGGGAACGAAAGAAGGAGTTACACCAATCTTCGGTAAGGATGGAACGTTATATTATTTTACTGATTTCACCTCTCCGAAAGAAGGAGTAGATTCTGCACTAGGTTACTCGCTTATTGATGCACGTACAGGTAAGTTGTATTACTATAACGGAAAAGAAGTAAAGGGAATTATGGATGGTTCGGCTGCTACAGAAGTAGTGGATAATTCCTTTAAGAGAGAGAAGTGGCACGGAACGATGCCGGTTATTTATAACGTGTACGGTAAACCTTCTTGGATTGTACCTGTTATTGATGACGGAGGATTAGTACGTGCTCACACGGTTATCTATGCTTCTAATGCGAAAATATTTGCAACAGGTTCGACGCAAAAAGAAGCACTTGAGAATTATAAAAATGCGCTGAGCGGAAGTGGAGATTCATTTAGACCGACTTCAAATGGTAAAGAAGCACAAAAAGAAGGCGTTGTACAACGTGTATATAAAGAAAAATCAGGTGAAAATACAATTGTGTACGTACTGATAGAGAATGAACAAAAAGTATTTATGATACCTGTGAAGAAATTCCCATATGCTATGTTTACAGAAGTGGGAGATCCGATTCAAATCACATATTTAGATACAGGCGAGGCGATGTCTTCCGTATCTAAATTTACAAATAGCAATTTGAAAAAGTAA
- a CDS encoding multidrug effflux MFS transporter: MNGVNHEIYKPVKTNRLWMILVLGTLTAIGPLSIDMYLPSLPKLTDDLQTGASLAQLTLTACLLGLSVGQLFVGSISDIYGRRKPLIIALIIYVASSLLCAIAPSIWSLVLLRFLQGASGSAGIVISRAMVRDMYSGSEMTKFFSLLMLVNGAAPILAPIIGGQLLQFTTWRGVFIVLGAISVFMLISATFVLRETLPPEERETGGLSGTLATYGKLLKDRLFMGYALSQGLVTAAMFAYISGSPFVLQNIYGASPQQFSLFFAINGIGIIIASQVTGRLAGKVNEKTLFVSGIIIAAIGGLSLLLTILLGIGLIGVLCSLFLVVSSVGVVSTTGFSLAMRNQKQAAGTASALLGLLQFISGALVAPLVGIGGSNTALPMGVVIALCEIGAVLCYLFMARRSEKQFELQQRQNLEA; the protein is encoded by the coding sequence GTGAATGGAGTTAATCACGAAATATATAAACCTGTAAAGACAAATAGGTTATGGATGATTCTTGTACTAGGGACACTTACGGCGATTGGGCCATTATCTATTGATATGTATTTGCCTTCTTTACCGAAATTAACGGATGATTTGCAAACAGGTGCATCCCTTGCACAGCTTACATTGACAGCTTGTTTACTGGGGCTTTCAGTTGGGCAATTATTTGTCGGTTCAATTAGTGATATTTATGGAAGGCGCAAACCTCTTATTATTGCTCTTATTATTTATGTTGCTTCTTCTTTACTTTGTGCTATTGCGCCATCTATTTGGAGTTTAGTGTTATTGCGCTTCTTACAAGGAGCTTCAGGATCGGCTGGGATTGTTATATCACGTGCAATGGTACGTGACATGTATTCAGGTTCTGAAATGACGAAGTTTTTCTCGTTGCTCATGTTAGTAAACGGAGCAGCGCCTATTTTGGCACCGATTATTGGGGGACAATTGCTACAGTTTACAACATGGCGCGGTGTCTTCATCGTTCTTGGAGCAATTAGTGTATTCATGTTAATATCAGCTACTTTCGTATTACGTGAAACATTACCTCCTGAAGAAAGAGAAACAGGTGGTTTGTCAGGGACATTGGCGACGTACGGAAAACTGTTAAAGGATCGTTTGTTTATGGGATATGCATTATCACAAGGGCTAGTAACGGCGGCGATGTTTGCATACATTTCGGGCTCACCATTTGTGTTGCAGAACATATACGGAGCATCACCACAGCAATTTAGCTTATTCTTTGCGATTAACGGTATCGGTATTATTATTGCTAGTCAGGTTACGGGCCGTTTAGCAGGGAAAGTGAATGAGAAAACATTATTCGTTTCCGGTATTATTATTGCAGCTATTGGTGGTCTATCTTTATTACTGACAATCTTACTAGGAATAGGTTTAATTGGTGTTTTATGCTCGTTATTCCTTGTTGTATCAAGTGTCGGGGTTGTATCAACAACTGGGTTCTCGTTAGCGATGAGAAATCAGAAACAGGCTGCAGGAACGGCATCGGCTTTATTAGGTTTATTACAGTTCATTTCAGGAGCACTTGTTGCACCGTTAGTAGGTATTGGTGGAAGCAACACCGCATTACCGATGGGGGTTGTGATAGCTCTTTGTGAAATTGGTGCTGTGTTATGTTATCTATTTATGGCCAGAAGAAGTGAGAAGCAGTTTGAACTGCAACAAAGACAAAATTTAGAGGCTTAA
- a CDS encoding DUF3951 domain-containing protein, whose protein sequence is MDPLLLATIGLPLTIVILVIIGFYTLFIKRRSITSFYTPFDTITGQTISEFHEEQKVLVSEDEDGDGKKKK, encoded by the coding sequence ATGGATCCCTTACTTCTTGCCACTATAGGATTACCATTAACAATCGTCATTCTTGTCATCATCGGGTTCTACACACTCTTCATTAAAAGAAGAAGTATCACCTCTTTTTATACTCCTTTCGATACTATTACAGGACAAACTATTTCCGAATTTCACGAAGAACAGAAGGTATTAGTATCCGAGGATGAAGACGGTGATGGTAAGAAGAAAAAATAA